The sequence below is a genomic window from Oscillospiraceae bacterium.
CACGTCGTAGGTGATGCCCAGATCCCCGCGCACCTTGTTCTTCTCGATGTCGCTGGCACAGATGGCGATGACAATCTCGGCCGAGTCCCGCAGCTCCTTGAGCATACGGATCTTGCTGTCCGGCTCGAAGCCGGGCAGCACCCGGGAGGCGTGGAAGTCGTCAAAGAGCTTGCCGCCGAACTCCAGGTACAGCTTGTTTCCAAACTGCCCAATCCGCTCCCGGATGTGGGCCGACTGGGCCTCGAGGTACTTCTCGTTGTCAAATCCGATCCGTCTCATCTTCCCCTTGCTCCTTTGTTCACATCTTTTCCGCCTAAAAACAATCTCGGATAGTATATCACAAAACCGCCGGATTGCAAAGGGGAAAACGGGGCTTGACAGCGGCATCCTACAGGTGTAGTATCATCTTGTATACTACAATTGTAGGAGGGGTTGGGCATGGCGGAAAAGCGGCTGACCGACGGCGAGTGGCAGGTGCTCTGCGCCCTGTGGGACGCGGAGGAGGGGCGTACCCTGGGCCAGGTGGTGGAGGCCCTGCGGCCCCGGACGGGGTGGAGCCGGAACACGGCGCTGACCTACCTGACCCGGATGGAGGCCAAGGGCCTGGTGTCCATCTGCAAGGACGGCTCCCCCCACTCCTACCGGGCGGCGGTGAGCCGGGAGGACTGCGCCGCCCGCCAGCGCCGGGATCTGCTGGAGCGGGTGTACCAGGGCTCCGCCGGGCGGCTGGTGGCCGCCTTTTTGAAGGAGGAGCGCCTCACCGCCCAGGAGCGGGACGAGCTGCGCAGGCTCCTGGACGAGATGGAGGTCTAAAAGCCGGGCATGTTTCTCGGAACATGCGAGGGGACGAAGGATTGGACGGTGGTTTTTTATGTCGGATATTTGGGCCTTCCTGCTCCAGACCGGCGCGGCCTCCCTGGCGGCGGCCATGCTGCTGCTGGTCAAGCGCCTCTTCCTGGACAAGCTCTCCCCCCGCTGGCAGTACGGGATCTGGGCCCTGCTGGGGCTGCGCCTCCTGCTCCCCGCCGGGCTGGGCGGGCGCTACGTGCTGCTGGACTGGCAGCTGGTGCTGGAGTGGGCCAAGACGGGGGTGGAGTCCGGGCTCTCCTCCGCCCTGGCCGGGCCCTACACGCTCACCCGCGTGCTGGCCCCCGTGCCCATCTTCCCACGCGGCCTGCCCGCGCCGGGCAGTTTTACCGACCTGCTCTTCTACGTCTACGCGGCGGGTGCGGCGGCCTGCCTGGGGTGGTACCTGCTCTCCTACCTGCGCCTGCGCCTGGCCCTGAACGCCGGGCGGCCCGCCGGCGCGGCGCGGCTGGACCAGATCCGCCGGGTGTGCGCCCGGTACGGCCTGCGGCCGCCCCGCCGGGTGGTGGAGGCACAGGGGCTGGGCTCCGCCTTCGTCTGCTCCCCTCTGCGCCCGGTGCTGGCCCTGCCGGCGGGTGTGGATGTGGACGACAAGGTCATCCTCCACGAGCTGCTCCACCTCCGGTACGGCGACGTGTGGGCCGGGGTGCTGGTGTGCGCCCTGCGCTGCCTGCACTGGTGCAATCCCCTAATCTGGTACTGCTGCGACCGGGCCCAGAACGACTGCGAGGCCCTGTGCGACCAG
It includes:
- a CDS encoding penicillin-binding protein gives rise to the protein MAEKRLTDGEWQVLCALWDAEEGRTLGQVVEALRPRTGWSRNTALTYLTRMEAKGLVSICKDGSPHSYRAAVSREDCAARQRRDLLERVYQGSAGRLVAAFLKEERLTAQERDELRRLLDEMEV